From Syntrophaceae bacterium, one genomic window encodes:
- a CDS encoding radical SAM protein, producing the protein MEATKAKKEIEAARREKLRREKPLVYEKIIRLDERFKAGMATPVVDICYNRACNLKCRHCFTTRFTKKDRSLSPPDMKRFTDEAHEIGLCQLVLSGGEPLILKDLDEVIQALQPDKFHLSMSTNGYFLTPEMARNLKSWGLDKVKISIDDFDERMHNENRRNNNAYKKAMAALFNAKDAGLSVVIQTCITHENCRTDRTVQMAKFAQEHGFVVDVMIAHAVGEWEGRHDMLIDEEDAAYMREVHRQYPSLHRDTFPTYGIDRGCGSVQSNLHLTQYGDILPCGFIHISLGSIFEESLAAILERGMRIRHFKEYNPLCLSGEDRNFIEKYMAKFYGKPLPVPWTEVFGEEDFVR; encoded by the coding sequence ATGGAAGCCACGAAGGCAAAAAAGGAGATCGAGGCCGCCCGGAGGGAAAAACTCAGAAGGGAAAAGCCTCTGGTATACGAGAAAATCATCCGGCTCGACGAGCGCTTCAAAGCAGGAATGGCGACGCCGGTGGTGGACATCTGCTACAATCGGGCCTGCAATCTCAAGTGCCGCCATTGCTTCACCACCCGTTTCACGAAGAAGGACCGCTCCCTCTCCCCCCCGGACATGAAGCGCTTCACCGACGAGGCCCATGAGATCGGTCTGTGCCAGCTCGTCCTCTCCGGCGGGGAGCCCCTGATCCTGAAGGACCTGGATGAGGTCATCCAGGCGCTGCAGCCGGACAAGTTCCATTTGTCCATGAGCACGAACGGTTACTTCTTGACGCCGGAGATGGCAAGGAACCTCAAATCCTGGGGTCTGGACAAGGTCAAGATCAGCATCGACGACTTCGACGAGCGGATGCACAACGAAAATCGCCGGAACAACAACGCATACAAGAAGGCCATGGCCGCCCTGTTCAACGCAAAGGATGCGGGTCTCAGCGTCGTCATCCAGACGTGCATCACCCACGAGAACTGCCGGACCGACCGGACCGTGCAGATGGCGAAGTTTGCCCAGGAGCACGGGTTTGTGGTGGACGTCATGATCGCCCACGCCGTCGGCGAATGGGAGGGCCGGCACGACATGCTGATCGACGAGGAGGATGCCGCCTACATGCGTGAGGTGCACAGGCAGTACCCGTCCCTGCACCGCGACACGTTTCCGACCTACGGCATCGACCGGGGCTGCGGGAGCGTCCAGTCCAACCTGCACCTGACCCAGTACGGCGACATCCTCCCGTGCGGCTTCATCCACATTTCCCTCGGCAGCATCTTCGAGGAGAGCCTCGCCGCCATCCTGGAGAGGGGGATGCGCATCCGGCACTTCAAAGAGTACAATCCGCTCTGCCTCTCCGGGGAGGACCGGAATTTCATCGAAAAATACATGGCGAAATTCTACGGAAAGCCGCTTCCCGTCCCCTGGACCGAGGTCTTCGGGGAGGAGGACTTTGTCAGATGA
- a CDS encoding radical SAM protein: protein MSEFTIISHDRQPLRDRLPLRKPLSLFVEPTNLCNFRCTPCVHGSENTRNDLKPLRNMEMDLYRKLIRELAEWDGPPLKLLRLAMLGEPFVNAEFCEMVHLAKEAHVAERVDTFSNGSLLTEEISAKLIDCGLDIIRFSIYAAENGRHREVTRSNCTVETIRDNIRRLRAMRDARGAHKPHIFVKMFDTYGPENDTFFGMYRGIADEVGLEKVHNATRYSGNDLVRMYYHDSEKETQAKREYAEGLDRGRIACSRPFMAMVINNIGDCLMCTHDPAKGTKIGSARESTLRELWDGESMYQFRKMLLEGRKHENRICARCDWFKLFPEEDSVDGFPVEKLRP, encoded by the coding sequence ATGAGCGAGTTCACGATCATTTCCCATGACCGGCAGCCGCTCCGCGACCGGCTGCCGCTCAGGAAGCCCCTCTCCCTGTTCGTCGAGCCGACAAACCTGTGCAATTTCCGCTGCACCCCCTGCGTGCACGGTAGCGAGAACACGCGAAACGACCTGAAACCACTCCGGAACATGGAGATGGACCTGTACCGGAAGCTCATCCGCGAGCTTGCGGAGTGGGACGGGCCGCCGCTGAAGCTGCTCCGGCTCGCCATGCTGGGCGAGCCTTTCGTGAATGCGGAATTTTGCGAGATGGTGCACCTTGCCAAGGAGGCCCATGTCGCCGAGCGGGTGGACACGTTTTCCAACGGCTCCCTGCTGACGGAGGAGATCTCGGCGAAACTGATCGACTGCGGGCTGGACATCATCCGCTTCTCCATCTACGCGGCGGAGAACGGGCGCCATCGGGAGGTGACCCGGTCGAATTGCACCGTGGAGACCATCCGGGACAACATCCGGCGGCTGCGGGCGATGCGCGACGCCCGTGGAGCCCACAAACCGCACATCTTTGTGAAAATGTTCGACACGTACGGTCCGGAGAACGACACGTTCTTCGGGATGTATCGCGGCATTGCCGACGAGGTCGGGCTGGAGAAGGTCCACAACGCCACCCGGTACAGCGGGAACGACCTGGTCAGGATGTATTATCACGACAGCGAAAAGGAGACGCAGGCGAAGCGTGAATATGCGGAAGGGCTGGACAGGGGGCGCATCGCCTGTTCGCGCCCCTTCATGGCCATGGTGATCAACAACATCGGCGACTGCCTCATGTGTACCCACGATCCCGCGAAAGGGACGAAGATCGGCAGTGCCCGCGAAAGCACTCTCCGGGAGTTGTGGGACGGGGAGAGCATGTATCAGTTCCGCAAGATGCTCCTGGAAGGCCGGAAGCATGAGAACCGGATCTGCGCCCGCTGCGACTGGTTCAAGCTGTTCCCGGAAGAGGACAGCGTGGACGGATTCCCCGTGGAGAAACTGCGACCGTGA
- a CDS encoding radical SAM protein, producing the protein MIRYTSLKNSDRQNLREVMPLQKPFTVLIEPSSLCNFKCIQCFQSIKAESYFTRTRGNMPMARFRRVMEQLAAWPGPKLKVLKLSLYGEPLVNRDFCEMLGMAREADVAERMETTTNASLLTREIAEKWVEHQLDYARVSIYASEQGRHKAVTGSGLDIRTIHENLRVLQEIKRREGSERPFVSCKMLDAYGDENERFFEMYRDVADEVYLDKPHCWIRVEGADFIRDYYRQDAQTVLADLRRNRTPRVACPMAFTTMAVRSNGDVSPCCVDFIGGTNLGRVDDHSLQEIWHSEPWYEFQKMQLMGLKQGNESCARCDFYLSDHYTLDNIDGFDVGKLLGAGERKTGGGS; encoded by the coding sequence GTGATCCGATACACCAGCCTGAAAAATTCGGACCGGCAGAACCTCAGGGAGGTCATGCCTCTGCAAAAGCCCTTCACGGTGCTCATCGAGCCGTCGAGCCTGTGCAACTTCAAGTGCATCCAGTGCTTTCAGAGCATCAAGGCGGAATCCTACTTCACCCGCACCCGGGGAAATATGCCGATGGCGCGCTTCCGGCGGGTCATGGAGCAGCTGGCGGCCTGGCCGGGGCCGAAGCTGAAGGTGCTGAAGCTGAGCCTTTACGGCGAGCCGCTCGTCAACCGGGATTTCTGCGAGATGCTCGGCATGGCCAGGGAGGCGGATGTCGCGGAGCGGATGGAGACCACCACCAACGCCTCCCTCCTGACCCGGGAGATCGCCGAGAAATGGGTGGAGCACCAACTGGACTATGCGCGGGTGTCCATCTACGCATCCGAGCAGGGGAGGCACAAGGCCGTCACCGGTTCGGGCCTGGACATCCGCACCATCCACGAGAACCTGCGGGTTCTCCAGGAAATCAAGCGGCGTGAGGGATCGGAGCGGCCCTTCGTGAGCTGCAAGATGCTGGACGCCTACGGCGACGAGAACGAACGGTTCTTCGAGATGTACCGGGACGTGGCCGACGAGGTGTACCTGGACAAGCCGCACTGCTGGATCAGGGTGGAGGGGGCCGACTTTATCCGGGACTATTACCGGCAGGACGCGCAGACCGTCCTGGCGGACCTCCGGAGGAACCGGACTCCGAGGGTCGCCTGCCCCATGGCGTTCACGACGATGGCGGTCCGCAGCAACGGAGACGTCTCCCCCTGCTGTGTGGATTTCATCGGCGGCACGAACCTGGGTCGTGTGGACGACCATAGCCTGCAGGAGATCTGGCATTCCGAGCCCTGGTATGAGTTCCAGAAGATGCAGCTCATGGGCCTCAAACAGGGGAACGAATCCTGCGCCCGCTGCGATTTTTACCTCAGCGATCACTACACCCTGGACAACATCGACGGCTTTGACGTGGGAAAGCTGCTGGGGGCGGGGGAGCGCAAGACGGGAGGTGGCTCGTGA
- a CDS encoding FkbM family methyltransferase: MKLMDQIRDVRHAEKDIFDAIRASGDPVVLWGAGEIAWCVWTYLRQNGIDPVCFCDNDPAKQGTLHLGLPVYGYDGLKERFAREQGRYHVVVATGIQYRDPIFAQLAAAGERNPVWYIKGFEVCGEKIDYPYVREHKEQFEEAYASLADDVSRNVFVHVLNAKLSGDFDLYRRILSPSEYFDEDVIRLAEDEVYLDVGAYRGRAIVEFASRTKGKYGGIIAFEPDGRTLDMLRKTIEEHGIRKVELHNKGAWDRHAFLSFHDGREGGSRISERSAADIPANSIEVDAIDNVLGGRRVTYISMDIEGAENNAIRGAEQTIRKWRPKMAVSVYHKREDLFDLLLLIKSFDPQYRFHMRHYTENQTETVLYAL; this comes from the coding sequence GTGAAGCTGATGGACCAGATTCGGGACGTCCGGCACGCCGAGAAGGACATCTTCGATGCGATCAGGGCCTCGGGGGATCCGGTTGTGCTCTGGGGGGCCGGCGAGATCGCCTGGTGTGTCTGGACCTATCTGCGTCAGAACGGGATCGATCCGGTGTGTTTCTGCGACAACGATCCGGCCAAGCAGGGAACACTGCATCTCGGGCTCCCCGTGTACGGGTACGACGGACTGAAGGAGCGCTTCGCCCGGGAGCAGGGCCGCTACCATGTCGTGGTGGCGACGGGCATCCAGTACCGGGATCCGATCTTTGCACAGCTGGCCGCCGCCGGGGAGAGGAACCCTGTCTGGTACATCAAAGGCTTCGAGGTCTGCGGGGAAAAGATCGACTATCCGTATGTTCGGGAACACAAGGAGCAGTTCGAAGAGGCATACGCCTCCCTGGCGGACGACGTATCGCGGAATGTGTTCGTGCACGTTCTCAACGCCAAGCTGTCCGGCGACTTCGATCTCTACCGACGGATCCTGTCCCCGTCCGAGTACTTTGACGAAGACGTGATTCGTCTGGCCGAAGACGAGGTTTACCTGGACGTCGGCGCATACCGGGGCCGGGCGATCGTCGAATTCGCGAGCAGGACAAAGGGGAAATACGGCGGGATCATCGCGTTCGAGCCGGATGGGCGGACGCTGGACATGCTCCGGAAAACCATTGAGGAGCACGGCATCCGGAAAGTGGAACTGCACAACAAGGGGGCCTGGGACAGGCATGCCTTCCTGAGTTTTCACGATGGGCGCGAGGGAGGGTCGCGCATCTCGGAGCGTTCCGCTGCCGACATTCCGGCAAACTCCATCGAAGTGGACGCAATCGACAACGTGCTCGGCGGCCGCCGGGTGACCTATATTTCCATGGATATCGAGGGAGCGGAAAACAACGCCATTCGGGGCGCCGAGCAGACCATCCGGAAGTGGAGGCCCAAAATGGCCGTTTCCGTCTATCACAAGCGGGAGGACCTCTTCGACCTCCTGCTCCTGATCAAATCTTTCGACCCGCAGTACCGGTTTCACATGAGACACTACACGGAAAACCAGACCGAAACGGTGCTGTATGCGCTGTAG
- a CDS encoding class I SAM-dependent methyltransferase encodes MIKNQLMRPCPVCRNEVGAERLHTQEFVLPENHPLPAAYDVVACGRCGFVYADTPAGQDAYDRYYADMSRYDMNYTCPESSLYADRAAWIDSFIRDRTDSIIDIGCGNGLLLLELQKRGLSDLTGLDPSEACVSALRKKGIPGTISSIFSVSTDRAYDGAVLSGVLEHICDVGGVMDTAKRLLKHGGQLFVCVPDASRYRFFDAVPFDYFNIEHINHFEETSLINLGLQHGFHMSTFLKTTITLARTTQPMIFCVYENAGQTAGDMRSYARNAVVHYIEQTKKRAGIHRVLDELAETGEEVIVWGAGNYTSRLLADSSLGRCNIVLIVDNDPHKQGTRIGGRAVHSPQAILDAGMTRTILIAAAVFGDEIAAEIRHMGLQNKIISLGNSGERSA; translated from the coding sequence ATGATCAAGAACCAGCTGATGAGACCCTGTCCCGTCTGCCGGAATGAGGTTGGCGCCGAGCGCCTCCATACGCAGGAATTCGTTCTGCCGGAGAACCACCCCCTGCCCGCGGCATATGACGTCGTCGCCTGCGGCCGGTGCGGGTTCGTCTATGCGGATACACCCGCCGGACAGGATGCCTATGACCGGTACTATGCGGACATGTCACGGTACGACATGAACTATACCTGCCCCGAGAGCTCCCTCTACGCCGACCGGGCTGCATGGATCGATTCGTTCATCCGCGACCGGACGGACAGCATCATCGACATCGGCTGCGGAAACGGCCTGCTGCTCCTGGAATTGCAGAAACGCGGGCTGTCGGACCTGACGGGCCTGGATCCGTCCGAGGCGTGCGTCTCGGCTCTCCGGAAAAAGGGCATCCCGGGAACCATCAGCAGCATCTTCTCCGTTTCCACGGACAGGGCGTACGACGGCGCCGTGCTTTCCGGGGTTCTGGAGCACATCTGCGACGTCGGCGGCGTGATGGATACGGCGAAGAGGCTGCTGAAGCACGGTGGTCAACTGTTCGTCTGCGTTCCCGACGCTTCGCGGTACCGGTTTTTCGATGCCGTACCCTTTGATTACTTCAACATCGAGCACATCAATCACTTCGAGGAGACGTCGCTCATCAACCTGGGACTTCAGCACGGTTTTCACATGAGCACGTTCCTCAAGACAACCATCACGCTGGCACGAACGACGCAGCCGATGATCTTCTGCGTTTACGAGAATGCGGGGCAAACCGCCGGCGACATGCGGTCATACGCGCGAAATGCCGTCGTGCACTACATCGAGCAGACGAAGAAGAGGGCGGGAATCCACCGGGTCCTTGACGAACTGGCGGAAACGGGAGAAGAAGTGATCGTCTGGGGGGCCGGGAATTACACGAGCCGTCTTCTGGCCGACTCGAGTCTCGGCCGGTGCAACATCGTCCTGATCGTGGACAATGACCCGCACAAGCAGGGGACCCGGATCGGCGGAAGAGCGGTCCATTCCCCCCAGGCCATCCTCGATGCGGGAATGACCCGCACCATTCTGATCGCAGCGGCGGTTTTCGGCGACGAGATCGCGGCTGAGATCCGGCATATGGGATTGCAGAACAAAATCATATCCTTGGGAAATTCAGGAGAACGTTCCGCATGA
- a CDS encoding glycosyltransferase family 2 protein, protein MSLSRKTISVVAGCYNEEGNLQPFYDRLMKVFEQLPGYDYEIIVADNCSTDGSQEILRRLAGGDRKFKVILNANNYGQIRSPFHALLQATGDAVVAITSDLQNPPELIPEFVKKWEEGHEVVIAVKRKTAENAVLSMVRSFYYYLLSRFSESDHIVRGFTGFGLYDRKFMNALALYKNSYPYFRGLVGEIGFRRAAVLFDQPPRRQGRSKNNFFTLYDVAMTGFVNHSRLPLRLATMTGFGVAILSLLVAFGYFVYKLVFWDSFSVGIAPLVIGLFFFSSVQLFFIGIVGEYIGAIHTQVLKRPLVIEKERINFD, encoded by the coding sequence ATGAGCCTGAGCAGGAAGACCATCAGCGTCGTCGCGGGGTGTTACAACGAAGAGGGCAACCTGCAGCCGTTTTACGACCGGCTGATGAAGGTTTTCGAGCAGCTGCCGGGGTATGATTACGAGATCATTGTGGCGGACAACTGTTCGACCGATGGTAGCCAGGAGATCCTGCGCCGCCTGGCCGGCGGCGACAGAAAGTTCAAAGTGATCCTGAACGCGAACAACTACGGCCAGATCCGCTCCCCGTTCCACGCCCTTCTCCAAGCTACCGGGGACGCCGTCGTCGCCATCACTTCGGACCTGCAGAATCCTCCGGAGTTGATTCCGGAATTCGTGAAGAAGTGGGAAGAGGGCCATGAAGTCGTCATCGCAGTGAAACGGAAGACAGCCGAGAACGCCGTCCTGTCGATGGTCCGGAGCTTCTATTACTACCTCTTGTCCCGCTTTTCCGAGTCCGACCACATCGTCCGCGGCTTCACGGGCTTCGGCCTCTATGACCGCAAGTTCATGAATGCCCTCGCGCTGTACAAGAATTCATACCCTTATTTTCGAGGGCTGGTCGGCGAGATAGGTTTCCGCCGCGCTGCGGTGCTGTTCGACCAGCCGCCTCGCCGGCAGGGGCGGTCCAAGAATAATTTCTTCACCCTGTACGACGTTGCGATGACCGGTTTCGTCAACCACTCGAGGCTTCCCCTGCGCCTCGCCACCATGACGGGGTTTGGCGTGGCCATCCTGAGCCTCCTGGTCGCCTTCGGCTATTTCGTCTATAAACTTGTTTTCTGGGACAGCTTTTCCGTCGGGATCGCGCCGCTTGTGATTGGCCTGTTCTTCTTCTCATCGGTCCAGCTTTTCTTCATCGGTATTGTGGGCGAATACATCGGCGCCATCCACACCCAGGTGCTCAAGAGGCCACTGGTCATCGAGAAGGAGCGCATCAACTTTGACTGA
- a CDS encoding GtrA family protein: MTGEPFSRHGVKIRFVLVGIWNTVFGYGVYVALDWLFERIFANRAVAYMSAAVLSNFLAILNAYIFHKYITFRSEARGWALVPEFLRFFSTYLVSIVVGLVSLPIFVEVFGIDPKIAGALVLPVTVLASWLGHSRFSFRKPGA, translated from the coding sequence ATGACGGGTGAGCCCTTTTCACGCCACGGAGTGAAAATCCGGTTTGTTCTTGTCGGCATCTGGAACACCGTCTTCGGCTATGGCGTGTACGTCGCCCTGGACTGGCTGTTCGAACGGATCTTTGCGAACCGTGCCGTCGCTTACATGTCGGCGGCGGTCCTGTCGAACTTCCTGGCCATCCTGAACGCCTATATCTTCCATAAATACATAACATTCCGATCGGAAGCCCGCGGATGGGCGCTGGTTCCCGAGTTCCTTCGTTTCTTTTCGACCTATCTGGTCAGCATCGTTGTGGGTCTTGTGTCACTCCCCATCTTTGTGGAGGTGTTCGGGATCGACCCCAAAATCGCGGGTGCTTTGGTCCTCCCCGTAACCGTGCTGGCAAGCTGGCTCGGCCATTCCCGTTTTTCATTCCGGAAACCGGGGGCGTGA
- the wecB gene encoding UDP-N-acetylglucosamine 2-epimerase (non-hydrolyzing), with the protein MSSDIVKWVLVAAARPNFMKIAPLMRAIEKQGGIRPILVHTGQHYDENMSESFFRDLGIPAPDVHLGIGSGSHAEQTGRVMIAFEEVLLREKPDLVLVVGDVNSTMACALAAVKLHIPVAHVEAGLRSFDRTMPEEINRLVTDAVSDYLFTPSPDGDENLLREGVQKEKIHLVGDIMVDSLLYHLEQAKKTSILDVLGLKTEGRSHGFSGSATASSEVVPYALVTLHRPANVDSRESLARILEGLRRVAGRLPVLFPLHPRTRKQVVAHGFGAAFVFHEGLERICVEPDGFLHAFQPLGYLDFLNLMAHAAVVLTDSGGIQEETTILNVPCVTLRDTTERPITLTEGTNVLVHDDPDKIEAEAIRALDGRSRRGTCPPIWDGHAADRIIAVLCRERGCVTKD; encoded by the coding sequence ATGTCCTCGGATATTGTAAAGTGGGTGCTGGTGGCGGCGGCAAGGCCGAATTTCATGAAGATCGCGCCCCTGATGCGGGCGATTGAAAAGCAGGGCGGTATCCGGCCGATCCTCGTCCACACCGGCCAGCACTATGATGAGAACATGTCGGAGTCCTTTTTCCGCGACCTCGGGATCCCCGCGCCGGACGTCCATCTGGGCATCGGTTCCGGTTCCCATGCGGAGCAGACGGGGCGCGTCATGATCGCCTTTGAGGAAGTCCTGCTCCGGGAAAAGCCCGACCTGGTCCTTGTCGTCGGCGACGTCAACTCCACCATGGCCTGCGCCCTTGCCGCCGTGAAGCTTCACATCCCGGTGGCTCACGTCGAAGCGGGGTTGCGCAGTTTCGATCGAACCATGCCGGAAGAGATCAACCGACTCGTTACCGATGCCGTTTCCGACTACCTCTTCACCCCCTCGCCCGACGGTGACGAAAACCTGCTCCGCGAGGGTGTCCAGAAAGAGAAAATCCACCTGGTGGGCGACATCATGGTGGACAGCCTCCTGTACCATCTGGAGCAGGCGAAAAAGACATCGATCCTTGATGTTCTGGGCTTGAAAACGGAGGGACGGAGCCACGGTTTTTCGGGGAGTGCAACCGCGTCGAGCGAAGTGGTCCCCTATGCCCTCGTCACGCTCCATCGCCCGGCGAACGTGGACAGCCGCGAGTCCCTGGCGCGCATTCTCGAAGGCCTCCGGCGCGTGGCCGGCCGTCTCCCGGTCCTCTTTCCCTTGCACCCGCGGACCCGCAAGCAGGTTGTGGCCCATGGCTTCGGGGCAGCCTTCGTTTTTCATGAGGGCCTGGAAAGAATATGCGTAGAGCCCGATGGTTTCCTTCATGCGTTCCAGCCCCTGGGTTACCTGGATTTCCTGAACCTGATGGCCCACGCTGCTGTGGTTCTCACCGATTCCGGGGGGATCCAGGAGGAGACGACGATCCTTAATGTTCCCTGCGTAACCCTTCGAGATACGACGGAGCGGCCCATTACCCTGACGGAGGGTACCAACGTGCTGGTTCATGACGATCCGGACAAAATCGAAGCGGAAGCCATTCGCGCCCTCGACGGCCGCTCCCGCCGCGGCACCTGCCCACCGATCTGGGACGGTCACGCCGCGGACCGCATTATCGCCGTCCTCTGCCGGGAGAGAGGATGTGTGACAAAGGACTGA
- a CDS encoding sugar transferase, translated as MRKRQGLLLAGNALIVMLSFYLTPLVLHGLHPSQSHVFTGLNLFTILTYLLVFFLYDLYDLELPFSRMRFLMRFVPAQITVVIVIATGSFVFQERPYGMRVLSVQGFIVFVLALGWSMLFDRVMMNMTKAFRVAVLGCEETAETLRQALGRRPDYAVALTLQKGWEDRIGSLVEEDAFDEIVVNTKRGVSPESYRALIEAKMLGVVVYDVPGFYERVLEKLPVSGMSDIWLAQVPLSGVRKTIYNRRLKRILGVVLSLAALVILSPVMLFIALAIRMESQGSVFYRQRRIGLNRVPFNLVKFRTMTAGTDSMRENAGREDDPRITRVGGVIRKYRLDELPQFWNVLRGDMCLVGPRALMEEEVEEFERKVSYFSLRHFIRPGISGWAQINYPHGATVEDALAKLEYDLYYMKNASISLDLYILLRTVRTMLLARGGK; from the coding sequence ATGAGAAAAAGACAGGGGCTTCTGCTGGCAGGCAATGCACTGATTGTCATGCTGTCCTTCTATCTGACACCGCTCGTTCTGCACGGTTTGCATCCATCGCAAAGCCATGTCTTTACAGGCCTGAACCTGTTCACCATCCTCACGTATCTGCTGGTTTTCTTCCTGTATGATCTATACGACCTCGAACTTCCGTTCAGCAGGATGCGATTCCTCATGCGCTTTGTTCCGGCGCAGATTACGGTCGTTATCGTGATCGCGACGGGATCCTTTGTGTTTCAGGAGCGGCCCTACGGAATGCGGGTTCTCTCTGTCCAGGGATTCATCGTGTTCGTTCTCGCCCTCGGCTGGTCGATGCTTTTCGACCGGGTAATGATGAATATGACCAAAGCGTTCCGGGTGGCGGTGCTGGGTTGCGAGGAAACGGCGGAGACCTTGCGGCAGGCGCTGGGACGGCGGCCGGATTATGCGGTTGCATTGACCCTGCAGAAAGGATGGGAAGATCGGATCGGGAGTCTTGTGGAAGAAGATGCCTTTGACGAGATTGTCGTAAACACGAAAAGAGGGGTCAGCCCCGAGTCCTACAGAGCCCTCATTGAGGCAAAGATGCTGGGCGTCGTGGTGTACGATGTCCCGGGGTTCTATGAGCGGGTGCTGGAGAAGCTCCCCGTCAGCGGCATGAGCGACATCTGGCTGGCCCAGGTGCCGCTTTCGGGAGTCCGGAAGACTATCTACAACCGGAGGCTCAAGCGAATCCTGGGAGTGGTTCTTTCTTTGGCCGCGCTGGTAATCCTGTCGCCGGTGATGCTGTTTATTGCCCTGGCCATCCGAATGGAGTCCCAGGGGTCCGTCTTCTATCGCCAGCGACGAATCGGGTTGAACCGTGTGCCGTTCAATCTGGTCAAGTTCCGGACCATGACGGCGGGAACGGACTCCATGCGGGAAAACGCGGGACGGGAGGATGATCCGCGGATTACCCGGGTGGGGGGAGTCATACGGAAATACAGGCTGGATGAACTGCCCCAGTTCTGGAACGTGCTTCGCGGAGACATGTGCCTGGTGGGACCCCGGGCGCTGATGGAGGAGGAGGTCGAAGAATTCGAGCGGAAGGTTTCCTATTTTTCACTGAGGCACTTCATCCGGCCGGGCATATCCGGCTGGGCCCAGATCAATTATCCCCACGGGGCAACGGTTGAGGACGCACTGGCCAAGCTGGAGTACGACCTTTACTACATGAAAAACGCCTCGATATCGCTGGATCTGTATATTCTGCTGAGAACGGTTCGGACGATGCTGCTGGCGAGGGGGGGCAAGTAA